The Thermococcus sp. genomic sequence CACCTCATTTTATTGTGGCGCTCGAATGAATGACGAATCATTTAAATGTCTTTTGATTCCAAAACTTTTTAAGAGAACAAAAATTTTGATGTAAACCATCTCATACGGGGTGATGCTCATGGAGAGACTGAAGAACTTCAACCCGGCGGTCTTTGCGAGCGTCATGGGAACGGGCGCCGTTGCGATAGCCTCCTACAGGTATTCGGCCTACTGGGAACCTCTAAAGGACTTCGGAGTGGTGCTAACATATCTCAACGCCCTCCTCTACGTTGTCCTTTTAATTCCCTGGCTTCTTAGGTGGATTCTCTACAGGAGAGAAGCCCTCGAAGACCTGAGACATCCATCGAAAGGGCACTTCTACGGTACGAGCGGGGCGGCGACCATAGTCCTCGCCTCCCAGTTTGGGCTTATCCTGAAAGACATCACGCTCTCTTGGTACCTGTGGCTCTTGGGACTAGTACTGACCTTCATCTTCGCCTTCTGGATGTCCTACGAGGTCTTTATAGCCGGAGAAGTTGACCTGAGACAGCTTTCCCCAGCGTGGTACATCCCGCCGGTGGCTCTGGTTATAATTCCCTTCGGCGCGGTCTTCATGAAGATGACCTCCGGCTATCTAAACCAGTTCGTCGTCATAGCCAACTACCTCGGCTGGGG encodes the following:
- the tdt gene encoding tellurite-resistance/dicarboxylate transporter gives rise to the protein MLMERLKNFNPAVFASVMGTGAVAIASYRYSAYWEPLKDFGVVLTYLNALLYVVLLIPWLLRWILYRREALEDLRHPSKGHFYGTSGAATIVLASQFGLILKDITLSWYLWLLGLVLTFIFAFWMSYEVFIAGEVDLRQLSPAWYIPPVALVIIPFGAVFMKMTSGYLNQFVVIANYLGWGAGFFLYLVLYSVVTLRFIRHELLPPQMAPLIWMNLGPIGASISALFALIENSTIPIPEEPFMAFAFFLWGLGFWWLVMATAMTLHYIRNLHLPYSSSWWAFIFPLGAFTNATLDIGSAFGLGIMNAFGFVLLLALLGLWTVTMLKIVPALRRSSS